One window of the Dromaius novaehollandiae isolate bDroNov1 chromosome 25, bDroNov1.hap1, whole genome shotgun sequence genome contains the following:
- the AMH gene encoding muellerian-inhibiting factor has product MKPALRVLLQCLVLLLPSVALPRKGSAGERISPTDELELPLSEELGLEERKTENASAHERARPSSLARSKMTVATRLFSKSDPGAKCLQVIAEDRGISWSHSSLHPWPLGGLEGPVCRVKMEQDGMASRHLEVVGVLTHYESSFIKLLRQRASWDESYLETFGICPAGEAHASLHSLKHIHAHLAEPGEDRFLVLHLEEVKWEAQAKLQFKLLFQADVGRSLGELRFALLLFYPGGRAGQGSGERAELLAAGRGLSQEQSLCLSGDTQYLVLGASVASVTRTDEQLSFEASLAIRHRGDGDAPLPSAETQQLLFGSDDKCFTRMTPVLLLLAKPQREDDALAPSSYLSAAGAVEVAPYPQLSPPQTGTQELPSPTSPSQANASAPAPGGSGWFLDVLTRFIRQVLSSSSEPPTQPSSHHWLDFEMMETLPHQLLNLSEKAALERLVQSEEPSVLLFPQDSTAVLEQHLGGWQPEGTVLQLLMGKLQAVIQELKDIPSFQANMGLFEHLLSFCYYTPGPGEGQASKEPPRSGKLHTLLLLKALQTVRARWQERRKVLRQNRSARHQAHCRLQELTIDLHDRKFIVMPTVYVANNCEGPCKLPLSTRVPSYYSHTVLLLGMQERGSPLQRAPCCVPVRYSDQLIISVSAEGLEVRKFPNMVAEECGCR; this is encoded by the exons ATGAAGCCTGCTCTCAGGGTGCTTCTGCAGTGCCTGGTGCTGTTGCTCCCGTCCGTAGCACTGCCGAGAAAAGGGAGCGCTGGGGAACGGATTTCCCCTACTGATGAACTAGAGCTGCCTCTTTCGGAGGAGCTGGGACTTGAGGAGAGGAAGACAGAAAACGCAAGTGCACACGAAAGAGCGAGACCCAGCTCACTGGCAAGGTCAAAGATGACTGTTGCTACTCGCCTCTTTTCCAAGAGTGACCCTGGAGCAAAGTGCCTCCAGGTGATTGCTGAAGATAGGGGCATAAGCTGGTCCCACTCCAGCCTTCACCCTTGGCCGCTTGGGGGGCTGGAGGGTCCAGTGTGCAGGGTGAAAATGGAGCAGGACGGAATGGCCTCGAGGCACCTGGAAGTCGTGGGTGTCCTCACCCACTATGAAAGCAGCTTCATCAAGCTGTTAAGACAACGTGCCAGCTGGGATGAAAGCTATCTCGAAACCTTTGGAATTTGTCCGGCAGGGGAGGCACATGCCTCTCTCCACTCCCTGAAACACATCCACGCTCACTTGGCAGAGCCAGGGGAGGATCGGTTCCTTGTGCTGCATCTGGAGGAAG TGAAGTGGGAGGCCCAGGCAAAGCTGCAGTTCAAGCTGCTTTTCCAGGCGGACGTGGGGCGGTCGCTGGGAGAGCTGCGGTTCGCCTTGCTGCTGTTCTACCCGGGCGGCCGAgccgggcagggcagcggggagAGAGCGGAGCTGCTGGCGGCGGGCCGAGGACTGTCCCAGGAGCAG AGCCTCTGCCTCTCCGGGGACACCCAGTACTTGGTCCTTGGAGCCTCGGTAGCCTCTGTGACCCGCACAGACGAGCAGCTCAGCTTCGAGGCTTCCTTGGCAATTAGGCATCGTGGTGATGGAG ATGCCCCCCTGCCCTCAGCAGAGACCCAGCAGCTCCTTTTCGGCTCTGATGACAAGTGCTTCACCAGGATGACACCCGTGTTGCTCCTGCTGGCAAAGCCGCAGAGGGAAGACGACGCTTTGGCCCCTTCTTCCTACCTCTCCGCTGCTGGGGCGGTGGAAGTGGCTCCATACCCACAGCTCAG CCCACCCCAGACCGGGACTCAGGAGCTGCCGTCCCCCACCTCGCCCAGCCAAGCCAACGCTTCAGCCCCAGCGCCCGGTGGCAGCGGCTGGTTCCTGGACGTCCTGACCAGGTTCATCCGCCAGgtcctgagctcctccagtgagccgcccacccagcccagctcccACCACTGGCTGGACTTCGAGATGATGGAGACCCTCCCTCACCAGCTGCTCAATCTGTCGGAGAAGGCAGCGCTGGAGCGGCTGGTGCAGTCGGAGGAGCCCTCCGTGCTGCTTTTCCCCCAGGACAGCACCGCTGTGCTGGAGCAGCACCTTGGGGGCTGGCAGCCGGAGGGGACCGTGCTGCAGCTGCTGATGGGCAAGCTGCAGGCGGTGATTCAAGAGCTGAAGGACATCCCCTCTTTCCAAGCCAACATGGGGCTTTTCGAGCATCTCCTGAGCTTCTGCTACTACACACCGGGGCCAGGTGAGGGCCAAGCCAGCAAGGAGCCCCCCAGGTCCGGGAAGCTGcacacgctgctgctgctgaaggcttTGCAGACGGTGCGTGCCCGCtggcaggagaggaggaaagtcCTGCGGCAGAACCGCAGCGCGCGGCACCAGGCCCACTGCCGCCTGCAAGAGCTGACCATCGACCTCCACGACCGCAAGTTCATCGTCATGCCCACGGTGTACGTGGCCAACAACTGCGAGGGCCCCTGCAAGCTGCCCCTCTCCACCCGCGTCCCCAGCTACTACTCGCACaccgtgctgctgctgggcatgCAGGAGCGGGGCTCGCCCCTGCAGCGGGCTCCCTGCTGCGTGCCCGTCCGCTACTCGGACCAGCTCATCATCAGTGTTTCCGCGGAGGGGCTGGAGGTCCGTAAGTTCCCCAACATGGTAGCAGAAGAGTGTGGCTGTCGGTAG
- the JSRP1 gene encoding junctional sarcoplasmic reticulum protein 1 isoform X6, with protein MAAGPWEVLETDLGCPEATEELPGQAGSAQRRPRKDVRKDADVPGSSDRTNSRAHGLEEEASQLAVSEEDRDEHGLSMPEPAPLGADKKAVEKKRAEKVGAKSSTSVPPVPKSLPVKREVEPQSLDPAEEPLIWEGLTLNKCILVASFVALLSVSFQVLQAPCSREGISSDRQAPPPPPPPLHEVIDTEEDVPEVVAAPPVQPESSLFEDSDGDDDKDDDSDADSNLAKPWIFKKWFGRLEPEDKEEEPEVEPEEPPAKVEVRKSREKPRGPERKEEKPKESRVAQTERSSRKETRPKDRAPEDKAGRAPRAPKEPEQQPYKKRGREGKEGRREGREREEHRKDEWKGRPAKADREDNRKRDWRQQRGEQKGKKPWEHHTSTPGKDGTARPREGKKRD; from the exons ATGGCAGCGGGTCCCTGGGAGGTGCTGGAGACAGACTTGGGATGCCCTGAGGCCACCGAGGAGCTGCCCGGGCAGGCGGGGAGCGCTCAGAGGCGGCCGAGGAAGGACGTGAGAAAAG ATGCCGATGTGCCGGGGAGCAGCGACAGGACGAACAGCAGGGCCCAT GGCCTAGAGGAGGAGGCGTCCCAACTTGCTGTCTCCGAGGAGGATCGAGACGAGCACGGGCTGAGCATGCCGGAACCGGCGCCCCTCGGCGCGGACAAGAAAGCGGTGGAGAAGAAGCGTGCGGAGAAGGTGGGAGCGAAAAGCAGCACCTCCGTGCCCCCAG TCCCCAAGAGCCTCCCCGTGAAGAGGGAAGTGGAGCCCCAGAGCCTTGACCCCGCAGAGGAGCCGCTCATCTGGGAAGGGCTCACCCTCAACAAATGCATCCTCGTGGCCTCCTTCGTCGCCCTGCTCAGCGTCAGCTTCCAGGTGCTCCAag CGCCTTGCTCTAGGGAAGGAATTAGCAGTGACAGACAGGcccctccacctccacctccaccccTTCACG AGGTCATCGACACCGAGGAGGACGTCCCAGAAGTGGTGGCTGCCCCACCGGTCCAGCCCGAGAGCAGCCTGTTCGAGGACAGTGATGGTGACGATGACAAGGATGATGACAGTGATGCTGACAGCAATCTG GCCAAGCCGTGGATCTTCAAGAAATGGTTTGGCCGCTTGGAGCCGGAGGACAAAGAGGAAGAGCCTGAAGTTGAACCCGAGGAGCCACCAGCCAAGGTCGAGGTGAGGAAGAGCCGAGAGAAGCCCAGAGGCCcggagaggaaagaagagaagccCAAGGAAAGTCGTGTGGCCCAGACGGAGAGGAGCAGTCGGAAGGAGACGCGACCCAAGGACAGAGCCCCTGAGGACAAGGCTGGCAGAGCCCCAAGGGCACCCAAGGAGCCGGAGCAGCAGCCCTACAAGAAGCGGGGTCGGGAGGGCAAGGAGGGCAGGCGAGAAGGGAGGGAGCGGGAAGAGCACAGGAAGGACGAGTGGAAGGGCCGCCCCGCCAAGGCTGACCGCGAGGACAACCGGAAGCGGGACTGGAGGCAGCAGCGAGGAGAGCAGAAGGGCAAGAAGCCCTGGGAGCATCACACGTCCACCCCGGGGAAGGACGGCACTGCCAGGCCCAGGGAAGGCAAGAAGCGTGACTGA
- the JSRP1 gene encoding junctional sarcoplasmic reticulum protein 1 isoform X7 has translation MTSLAWPAASYLSGSHDADVPGSSDRTNSRAHGLEEEASQLAVSEEDRDEHGLSMPEPAPLGADKKAVEKKRAEKVGAKSSTSVPPVPKSLPVKREVEPQSLDPAEEPLIWEGLTLNKCILVASFVALLSVSFQVLQAPCSREGISSDRQAPPPPPPPLHEVIDTEEDVPEVVAAPPVQPESSLFEDSDGDDDKDDDSDADSNLAKPWIFKKWFGRLEPEDKEEEPEVEPEEPPAKVEVRKSREKPRGPERKEEKPKESRVAQTERSSRKETRPKDRAPEDKAGRAPRAPKEPEQQPYKKRGREGKEGRREGREREEHRKDEWKGRPAKADREDNRKRDWRQQRGEQKGKKPWEHHTSTPGKDGTARPREGKKRD, from the exons ATGCCGATGTGCCGGGGAGCAGCGACAGGACGAACAGCAGGGCCCAT GGCCTAGAGGAGGAGGCGTCCCAACTTGCTGTCTCCGAGGAGGATCGAGACGAGCACGGGCTGAGCATGCCGGAACCGGCGCCCCTCGGCGCGGACAAGAAAGCGGTGGAGAAGAAGCGTGCGGAGAAGGTGGGAGCGAAAAGCAGCACCTCCGTGCCCCCAG TCCCCAAGAGCCTCCCCGTGAAGAGGGAAGTGGAGCCCCAGAGCCTTGACCCCGCAGAGGAGCCGCTCATCTGGGAAGGGCTCACCCTCAACAAATGCATCCTCGTGGCCTCCTTCGTCGCCCTGCTCAGCGTCAGCTTCCAGGTGCTCCAag CGCCTTGCTCTAGGGAAGGAATTAGCAGTGACAGACAGGcccctccacctccacctccaccccTTCACG AGGTCATCGACACCGAGGAGGACGTCCCAGAAGTGGTGGCTGCCCCACCGGTCCAGCCCGAGAGCAGCCTGTTCGAGGACAGTGATGGTGACGATGACAAGGATGATGACAGTGATGCTGACAGCAATCTG GCCAAGCCGTGGATCTTCAAGAAATGGTTTGGCCGCTTGGAGCCGGAGGACAAAGAGGAAGAGCCTGAAGTTGAACCCGAGGAGCCACCAGCCAAGGTCGAGGTGAGGAAGAGCCGAGAGAAGCCCAGAGGCCcggagaggaaagaagagaagccCAAGGAAAGTCGTGTGGCCCAGACGGAGAGGAGCAGTCGGAAGGAGACGCGACCCAAGGACAGAGCCCCTGAGGACAAGGCTGGCAGAGCCCCAAGGGCACCCAAGGAGCCGGAGCAGCAGCCCTACAAGAAGCGGGGTCGGGAGGGCAAGGAGGGCAGGCGAGAAGGGAGGGAGCGGGAAGAGCACAGGAAGGACGAGTGGAAGGGCCGCCCCGCCAAGGCTGACCGCGAGGACAACCGGAAGCGGGACTGGAGGCAGCAGCGAGGAGAGCAGAAGGGCAAGAAGCCCTGGGAGCATCACACGTCCACCCCGGGGAAGGACGGCACTGCCAGGCCCAGGGAAGGCAAGAAGCGTGACTGA
- the JSRP1 gene encoding junctional sarcoplasmic reticulum protein 1 isoform X8, with protein sequence MRLLNPVFFKRGKGEDADVPGSSDRTNSRAHGLEEEASQLAVSEEDRDEHGLSMPEPAPLGADKKAVEKKRAEKVGAKSSTSVPPVPKSLPVKREVEPQSLDPAEEPLIWEGLTLNKCILVASFVALLSVSFQVLQAPCSREGISSDRQAPPPPPPPLHEVIDTEEDVPEVVAAPPVQPESSLFEDSDGDDDKDDDSDADSNLAKPWIFKKWFGRLEPEDKEEEPEVEPEEPPAKVEVRKSREKPRGPERKEEKPKESRVAQTERSSRKETRPKDRAPEDKAGRAPRAPKEPEQQPYKKRGREGKEGRREGREREEHRKDEWKGRPAKADREDNRKRDWRQQRGEQKGKKPWEHHTSTPGKDGTARPREGKKRD encoded by the exons ATGCCGATGTGCCGGGGAGCAGCGACAGGACGAACAGCAGGGCCCAT GGCCTAGAGGAGGAGGCGTCCCAACTTGCTGTCTCCGAGGAGGATCGAGACGAGCACGGGCTGAGCATGCCGGAACCGGCGCCCCTCGGCGCGGACAAGAAAGCGGTGGAGAAGAAGCGTGCGGAGAAGGTGGGAGCGAAAAGCAGCACCTCCGTGCCCCCAG TCCCCAAGAGCCTCCCCGTGAAGAGGGAAGTGGAGCCCCAGAGCCTTGACCCCGCAGAGGAGCCGCTCATCTGGGAAGGGCTCACCCTCAACAAATGCATCCTCGTGGCCTCCTTCGTCGCCCTGCTCAGCGTCAGCTTCCAGGTGCTCCAag CGCCTTGCTCTAGGGAAGGAATTAGCAGTGACAGACAGGcccctccacctccacctccaccccTTCACG AGGTCATCGACACCGAGGAGGACGTCCCAGAAGTGGTGGCTGCCCCACCGGTCCAGCCCGAGAGCAGCCTGTTCGAGGACAGTGATGGTGACGATGACAAGGATGATGACAGTGATGCTGACAGCAATCTG GCCAAGCCGTGGATCTTCAAGAAATGGTTTGGCCGCTTGGAGCCGGAGGACAAAGAGGAAGAGCCTGAAGTTGAACCCGAGGAGCCACCAGCCAAGGTCGAGGTGAGGAAGAGCCGAGAGAAGCCCAGAGGCCcggagaggaaagaagagaagccCAAGGAAAGTCGTGTGGCCCAGACGGAGAGGAGCAGTCGGAAGGAGACGCGACCCAAGGACAGAGCCCCTGAGGACAAGGCTGGCAGAGCCCCAAGGGCACCCAAGGAGCCGGAGCAGCAGCCCTACAAGAAGCGGGGTCGGGAGGGCAAGGAGGGCAGGCGAGAAGGGAGGGAGCGGGAAGAGCACAGGAAGGACGAGTGGAAGGGCCGCCCCGCCAAGGCTGACCGCGAGGACAACCGGAAGCGGGACTGGAGGCAGCAGCGAGGAGAGCAGAAGGGCAAGAAGCCCTGGGAGCATCACACGTCCACCCCGGGGAAGGACGGCACTGCCAGGCCCAGGGAAGGCAAGAAGCGTGACTGA
- the JSRP1 gene encoding junctional sarcoplasmic reticulum protein 1 isoform X2 — MPSACEPQPWHGEEDPAAVAVYYPGETEAERRRGGRVGALASLPRGDMAAGPWEVLETDLGCPEATEELPGQAGSAQRRPRKDVRKDADVPGSSDRTNSRAHGLEEEASQLAVSEEDRDEHGLSMPEPAPLGADKKAVEKKRAEKVGAKSSTSVPPVPKSLPVKREVEPQSLDPAEEPLIWEGLTLNKCILVASFVALLSVSFQVLQAPCSREGISSDRQAPPPPPPPLHEVIDTEEDVPEVVAAPPVQPESSLFEDSDGDDDKDDDSDADSNLAKPWIFKKWFGRLEPEDKEEEPEVEPEEPPAKVEVRKSREKPRGPERKEEKPKESRVAQTERSSRKETRPKDRAPEDKAGRAPRAPKEPEQQPYKKRGREGKEGRREGREREEHRKDEWKGRPAKADREDNRKRDWRQQRGEQKGKKPWEHHTSTPGKDGTARPREGKKRD, encoded by the exons atgcccTCGGCATGCGAGCCGCAGCCCTGGCACGGCGAGGAG GATCCGGCAGCTGTTGCTGTATATTACCCCGGCGAGACGGAGGCAGAGCGGAGGCGAGGCGGCCGCGTCGGAGCCCTAG CGAGCCTCCCTCGAGGTGACATGGCAGCGGGTCCCTGGGAGGTGCTGGAGACAGACTTGGGATGCCCTGAGGCCACCGAGGAGCTGCCCGGGCAGGCGGGGAGCGCTCAGAGGCGGCCGAGGAAGGACGTGAGAAAAG ATGCCGATGTGCCGGGGAGCAGCGACAGGACGAACAGCAGGGCCCAT GGCCTAGAGGAGGAGGCGTCCCAACTTGCTGTCTCCGAGGAGGATCGAGACGAGCACGGGCTGAGCATGCCGGAACCGGCGCCCCTCGGCGCGGACAAGAAAGCGGTGGAGAAGAAGCGTGCGGAGAAGGTGGGAGCGAAAAGCAGCACCTCCGTGCCCCCAG TCCCCAAGAGCCTCCCCGTGAAGAGGGAAGTGGAGCCCCAGAGCCTTGACCCCGCAGAGGAGCCGCTCATCTGGGAAGGGCTCACCCTCAACAAATGCATCCTCGTGGCCTCCTTCGTCGCCCTGCTCAGCGTCAGCTTCCAGGTGCTCCAag CGCCTTGCTCTAGGGAAGGAATTAGCAGTGACAGACAGGcccctccacctccacctccaccccTTCACG AGGTCATCGACACCGAGGAGGACGTCCCAGAAGTGGTGGCTGCCCCACCGGTCCAGCCCGAGAGCAGCCTGTTCGAGGACAGTGATGGTGACGATGACAAGGATGATGACAGTGATGCTGACAGCAATCTG GCCAAGCCGTGGATCTTCAAGAAATGGTTTGGCCGCTTGGAGCCGGAGGACAAAGAGGAAGAGCCTGAAGTTGAACCCGAGGAGCCACCAGCCAAGGTCGAGGTGAGGAAGAGCCGAGAGAAGCCCAGAGGCCcggagaggaaagaagagaagccCAAGGAAAGTCGTGTGGCCCAGACGGAGAGGAGCAGTCGGAAGGAGACGCGACCCAAGGACAGAGCCCCTGAGGACAAGGCTGGCAGAGCCCCAAGGGCACCCAAGGAGCCGGAGCAGCAGCCCTACAAGAAGCGGGGTCGGGAGGGCAAGGAGGGCAGGCGAGAAGGGAGGGAGCGGGAAGAGCACAGGAAGGACGAGTGGAAGGGCCGCCCCGCCAAGGCTGACCGCGAGGACAACCGGAAGCGGGACTGGAGGCAGCAGCGAGGAGAGCAGAAGGGCAAGAAGCCCTGGGAGCATCACACGTCCACCCCGGGGAAGGACGGCACTGCCAGGCCCAGGGAAGGCAAGAAGCGTGACTGA
- the JSRP1 gene encoding junctional sarcoplasmic reticulum protein 1 isoform X3, whose protein sequence is MDPAQAPSTRCRKQSNAARRLLCLVHGVKDPAAVAVYYPGETEAERRRGGRVGALASLPRGDMAAGPWEVLETDLGCPEATEELPGQAGSAQRRPRKDVRKDADVPGSSDRTNSRAHGLEEEASQLAVSEEDRDEHGLSMPEPAPLGADKKAVEKKRAEKVGAKSSTSVPPVPKSLPVKREVEPQSLDPAEEPLIWEGLTLNKCILVASFVALLSVSFQVLQEVIDTEEDVPEVVAAPPVQPESSLFEDSDGDDDKDDDSDADSNLAKPWIFKKWFGRLEPEDKEEEPEVEPEEPPAKVEVRKSREKPRGPERKEEKPKESRVAQTERSSRKETRPKDRAPEDKAGRAPRAPKEPEQQPYKKRGREGKEGRREGREREEHRKDEWKGRPAKADREDNRKRDWRQQRGEQKGKKPWEHHTSTPGKDGTARPREGKKRD, encoded by the exons GATCCGGCAGCTGTTGCTGTATATTACCCCGGCGAGACGGAGGCAGAGCGGAGGCGAGGCGGCCGCGTCGGAGCCCTAG CGAGCCTCCCTCGAGGTGACATGGCAGCGGGTCCCTGGGAGGTGCTGGAGACAGACTTGGGATGCCCTGAGGCCACCGAGGAGCTGCCCGGGCAGGCGGGGAGCGCTCAGAGGCGGCCGAGGAAGGACGTGAGAAAAG ATGCCGATGTGCCGGGGAGCAGCGACAGGACGAACAGCAGGGCCCAT GGCCTAGAGGAGGAGGCGTCCCAACTTGCTGTCTCCGAGGAGGATCGAGACGAGCACGGGCTGAGCATGCCGGAACCGGCGCCCCTCGGCGCGGACAAGAAAGCGGTGGAGAAGAAGCGTGCGGAGAAGGTGGGAGCGAAAAGCAGCACCTCCGTGCCCCCAG TCCCCAAGAGCCTCCCCGTGAAGAGGGAAGTGGAGCCCCAGAGCCTTGACCCCGCAGAGGAGCCGCTCATCTGGGAAGGGCTCACCCTCAACAAATGCATCCTCGTGGCCTCCTTCGTCGCCCTGCTCAGCGTCAGCTTCCAGGTGCTCCAag AGGTCATCGACACCGAGGAGGACGTCCCAGAAGTGGTGGCTGCCCCACCGGTCCAGCCCGAGAGCAGCCTGTTCGAGGACAGTGATGGTGACGATGACAAGGATGATGACAGTGATGCTGACAGCAATCTG GCCAAGCCGTGGATCTTCAAGAAATGGTTTGGCCGCTTGGAGCCGGAGGACAAAGAGGAAGAGCCTGAAGTTGAACCCGAGGAGCCACCAGCCAAGGTCGAGGTGAGGAAGAGCCGAGAGAAGCCCAGAGGCCcggagaggaaagaagagaagccCAAGGAAAGTCGTGTGGCCCAGACGGAGAGGAGCAGTCGGAAGGAGACGCGACCCAAGGACAGAGCCCCTGAGGACAAGGCTGGCAGAGCCCCAAGGGCACCCAAGGAGCCGGAGCAGCAGCCCTACAAGAAGCGGGGTCGGGAGGGCAAGGAGGGCAGGCGAGAAGGGAGGGAGCGGGAAGAGCACAGGAAGGACGAGTGGAAGGGCCGCCCCGCCAAGGCTGACCGCGAGGACAACCGGAAGCGGGACTGGAGGCAGCAGCGAGGAGAGCAGAAGGGCAAGAAGCCCTGGGAGCATCACACGTCCACCCCGGGGAAGGACGGCACTGCCAGGCCCAGGGAAGGCAAGAAGCGTGACTGA
- the JSRP1 gene encoding junctional sarcoplasmic reticulum protein 1 isoform X1, with protein MDPAQAPSTRCRKQSNAARRLLCLVHGVKDPAAVAVYYPGETEAERRRGGRVGALASLPRGDMAAGPWEVLETDLGCPEATEELPGQAGSAQRRPRKDVRKDADVPGSSDRTNSRAHGLEEEASQLAVSEEDRDEHGLSMPEPAPLGADKKAVEKKRAEKVGAKSSTSVPPVPKSLPVKREVEPQSLDPAEEPLIWEGLTLNKCILVASFVALLSVSFQVLQAPCSREGISSDRQAPPPPPPPLHEVIDTEEDVPEVVAAPPVQPESSLFEDSDGDDDKDDDSDADSNLAKPWIFKKWFGRLEPEDKEEEPEVEPEEPPAKVEVRKSREKPRGPERKEEKPKESRVAQTERSSRKETRPKDRAPEDKAGRAPRAPKEPEQQPYKKRGREGKEGRREGREREEHRKDEWKGRPAKADREDNRKRDWRQQRGEQKGKKPWEHHTSTPGKDGTARPREGKKRD; from the exons GATCCGGCAGCTGTTGCTGTATATTACCCCGGCGAGACGGAGGCAGAGCGGAGGCGAGGCGGCCGCGTCGGAGCCCTAG CGAGCCTCCCTCGAGGTGACATGGCAGCGGGTCCCTGGGAGGTGCTGGAGACAGACTTGGGATGCCCTGAGGCCACCGAGGAGCTGCCCGGGCAGGCGGGGAGCGCTCAGAGGCGGCCGAGGAAGGACGTGAGAAAAG ATGCCGATGTGCCGGGGAGCAGCGACAGGACGAACAGCAGGGCCCAT GGCCTAGAGGAGGAGGCGTCCCAACTTGCTGTCTCCGAGGAGGATCGAGACGAGCACGGGCTGAGCATGCCGGAACCGGCGCCCCTCGGCGCGGACAAGAAAGCGGTGGAGAAGAAGCGTGCGGAGAAGGTGGGAGCGAAAAGCAGCACCTCCGTGCCCCCAG TCCCCAAGAGCCTCCCCGTGAAGAGGGAAGTGGAGCCCCAGAGCCTTGACCCCGCAGAGGAGCCGCTCATCTGGGAAGGGCTCACCCTCAACAAATGCATCCTCGTGGCCTCCTTCGTCGCCCTGCTCAGCGTCAGCTTCCAGGTGCTCCAag CGCCTTGCTCTAGGGAAGGAATTAGCAGTGACAGACAGGcccctccacctccacctccaccccTTCACG AGGTCATCGACACCGAGGAGGACGTCCCAGAAGTGGTGGCTGCCCCACCGGTCCAGCCCGAGAGCAGCCTGTTCGAGGACAGTGATGGTGACGATGACAAGGATGATGACAGTGATGCTGACAGCAATCTG GCCAAGCCGTGGATCTTCAAGAAATGGTTTGGCCGCTTGGAGCCGGAGGACAAAGAGGAAGAGCCTGAAGTTGAACCCGAGGAGCCACCAGCCAAGGTCGAGGTGAGGAAGAGCCGAGAGAAGCCCAGAGGCCcggagaggaaagaagagaagccCAAGGAAAGTCGTGTGGCCCAGACGGAGAGGAGCAGTCGGAAGGAGACGCGACCCAAGGACAGAGCCCCTGAGGACAAGGCTGGCAGAGCCCCAAGGGCACCCAAGGAGCCGGAGCAGCAGCCCTACAAGAAGCGGGGTCGGGAGGGCAAGGAGGGCAGGCGAGAAGGGAGGGAGCGGGAAGAGCACAGGAAGGACGAGTGGAAGGGCCGCCCCGCCAAGGCTGACCGCGAGGACAACCGGAAGCGGGACTGGAGGCAGCAGCGAGGAGAGCAGAAGGGCAAGAAGCCCTGGGAGCATCACACGTCCACCCCGGGGAAGGACGGCACTGCCAGGCCCAGGGAAGGCAAGAAGCGTGACTGA
- the JSRP1 gene encoding junctional sarcoplasmic reticulum protein 1 isoform X4: MDPAQAPSTRCRKQSNAARRLLCLVHGVKDPAAVAVYYPGETEAERRRGGRVGALDADVPGSSDRTNSRAHGLEEEASQLAVSEEDRDEHGLSMPEPAPLGADKKAVEKKRAEKVGAKSSTSVPPVPKSLPVKREVEPQSLDPAEEPLIWEGLTLNKCILVASFVALLSVSFQVLQAPCSREGISSDRQAPPPPPPPLHEVIDTEEDVPEVVAAPPVQPESSLFEDSDGDDDKDDDSDADSNLAKPWIFKKWFGRLEPEDKEEEPEVEPEEPPAKVEVRKSREKPRGPERKEEKPKESRVAQTERSSRKETRPKDRAPEDKAGRAPRAPKEPEQQPYKKRGREGKEGRREGREREEHRKDEWKGRPAKADREDNRKRDWRQQRGEQKGKKPWEHHTSTPGKDGTARPREGKKRD; this comes from the exons GATCCGGCAGCTGTTGCTGTATATTACCCCGGCGAGACGGAGGCAGAGCGGAGGCGAGGCGGCCGCGTCGGAGCCCTAG ATGCCGATGTGCCGGGGAGCAGCGACAGGACGAACAGCAGGGCCCAT GGCCTAGAGGAGGAGGCGTCCCAACTTGCTGTCTCCGAGGAGGATCGAGACGAGCACGGGCTGAGCATGCCGGAACCGGCGCCCCTCGGCGCGGACAAGAAAGCGGTGGAGAAGAAGCGTGCGGAGAAGGTGGGAGCGAAAAGCAGCACCTCCGTGCCCCCAG TCCCCAAGAGCCTCCCCGTGAAGAGGGAAGTGGAGCCCCAGAGCCTTGACCCCGCAGAGGAGCCGCTCATCTGGGAAGGGCTCACCCTCAACAAATGCATCCTCGTGGCCTCCTTCGTCGCCCTGCTCAGCGTCAGCTTCCAGGTGCTCCAag CGCCTTGCTCTAGGGAAGGAATTAGCAGTGACAGACAGGcccctccacctccacctccaccccTTCACG AGGTCATCGACACCGAGGAGGACGTCCCAGAAGTGGTGGCTGCCCCACCGGTCCAGCCCGAGAGCAGCCTGTTCGAGGACAGTGATGGTGACGATGACAAGGATGATGACAGTGATGCTGACAGCAATCTG GCCAAGCCGTGGATCTTCAAGAAATGGTTTGGCCGCTTGGAGCCGGAGGACAAAGAGGAAGAGCCTGAAGTTGAACCCGAGGAGCCACCAGCCAAGGTCGAGGTGAGGAAGAGCCGAGAGAAGCCCAGAGGCCcggagaggaaagaagagaagccCAAGGAAAGTCGTGTGGCCCAGACGGAGAGGAGCAGTCGGAAGGAGACGCGACCCAAGGACAGAGCCCCTGAGGACAAGGCTGGCAGAGCCCCAAGGGCACCCAAGGAGCCGGAGCAGCAGCCCTACAAGAAGCGGGGTCGGGAGGGCAAGGAGGGCAGGCGAGAAGGGAGGGAGCGGGAAGAGCACAGGAAGGACGAGTGGAAGGGCCGCCCCGCCAAGGCTGACCGCGAGGACAACCGGAAGCGGGACTGGAGGCAGCAGCGAGGAGAGCAGAAGGGCAAGAAGCCCTGGGAGCATCACACGTCCACCCCGGGGAAGGACGGCACTGCCAGGCCCAGGGAAGGCAAGAAGCGTGACTGA